CAGGTGGTATTGAGTGGCAGCGCGTATGGTGGTTCTGCCGGCGATTTTTTAACAGCTATGGTTGAAACTAATGATGGTGGTTATTTATTAGGCGGTTCAAGCTCGTCAGGAATTTCAGGTATTAAAACAGAAATTAATTTAGGTGTTACAGATTATTGGTTAGTTAGAATAGATTCGATTGGCAACATCGTTTGGCAAAATACAATTGGTGGTTCAAGTAGCGATGCCATTACACATCTTGCCAATACACCCGATGGCGGTTTTATTGTAACCGGCTATTCATTTTCAAATATTTCAGGCGATAAAACTGAAAATGGACATAATTTTTCAGCTGATTACTGGATATTAAAAATAGATAGTTTAGGTGCCATTCAATGGCAAAATACTATTGGTGGAAACGGAAGCGATCTTCCTTTATCAGCTTATAGTAATGCAGATGGAACTTGCATCGTTGCCGGATATTCGTCGAGCGGTGCAACAGGCGATAAGACTGAAGCCAATTTAGGGGGTTTCGATTTTTGGATTTTAAAACTCAGCGCTGCCGGTGGCGTGTTATGGCAAAATACAATAGGAGGAAATAATAGTGATATTCCAAACAGTGTTGTGCCTGCAATTGATGGAGGTATCATTATTGGTGGTTACAGTAGCTCCGGAATTTCAGGTGATAAAACAGAAGCCTTAATTGGTATTACCGATTATTGGTTATTAAAATTAAATACTTCAGGTAATATCGTTTGGCAAAATACCATTGGCGGAACATCTGATGATTATTTATTTAGTGTTGTACTAATATAGCAGCTAATAAATATTTTTTATTCGGCTATTCTTATTCCGGAATTGGTGGTGATAAAACAGAAGCAGGTGA
The genomic region above belongs to Bacteroidota bacterium and contains:
- a CDS encoding T9SS C-terminal target domain-containing protein is translated as QVVLSGSAYGGSAGDFLTAMVETNDGGYLLGGSSSSGISGIKTEINLGVTDYWLVRIDSIGNIVWQNTIGGSSSDAITHLANTPDGGFIVTGYSFSNISGDKTENGHNFSADYWILKIDSLGAIQWQNTIGGNGSDLPLSAYSNADGTCIVAGYSSSGATGDKTEANLGGFDFWILKLSAAGGVLWQNTIGGNNSDIPNSVVPAIDGGIIIGGYSSSGISGDKTEALIGITDYWLLKLNTSGNIVWQNTIGGTSDDYLFSVVLI